One genomic region from Argentina anserina chromosome 2, drPotAnse1.1, whole genome shotgun sequence encodes:
- the LOC126785247 gene encoding probable isoaspartyl peptidase/L-asparaginase 2, with the protein MGGWAIAVHGGAGVDPNLPLERQEQAKQLLTRCLNLGTSALRADLPAIDVVELVVRELETDPFFNSGRGSALNENGRVEMEASIMDGPKRRCGAVSGLSTVKNPISLARLVMDKSPHSYLAFSGAESFARQQGVELVDNDYFITEENVGMLKLAKEANTILFDYRIPLGMESCAAGVESPIQMNGLPISVYAPETVGCVVVDSQGRCAAATSTGGLMNKMTGRIGDSPLIGAGTYACDLCGVSCTGEGEAIIRGTLAREVGAVMEYKGLGLQDAVDFVIKNRLDEGKAGLIAVSNKGEVACGFNCCGMFRGSATEDGFMEVGIWDQ; encoded by the exons ATGGGCGGCTGGGCTATTGCTGTGCACGGTGGCGCTGGCGTCGACCCCAACCTCCCTTTGGAGCGCCAAGAACAAGCCAAACAGCTCCTCACTCGCTGCCTCAATCTCGGAACCTCTGCCCTTCGTGCTGATCTTCCTGCCATTGATGTTGTTGAACTAGTT GTTAGGGAATTGGAAACAGATCCGTTCTTCAATTCCGGCCGTGGATCTGCCCTGAATGAAAATGGCAGGGTTGAGATGGAAGCCAGCATCATGGACGGACCCAAAAGAAGATGCGGCGCCGTATCAGGTTTAAGCACCGTCAAAAACCCGATCTCGCTCGCCCGTCTCGTCATGGATAAGTCCCCTCATTCCTACCTTGCCTTCTCCGGGGCCGAAAGCTTCGCCAGGCAACAG GGCGTCGAGCTAGTGGACAATGACTATTTCATCACGGAGGAAAATGTTGGCATGCTCAAGTTGGCCAAGGAAGCGAACACCATCTTG TTTGATTACAGAATCCCACTTGGGATGGAGAGCTGCGCAGCTGGTGTGGAGAGTCCGATACAGATGAACGGACTTCCCATAAGCGTGTACGCACCTGAGACAGTCGGGTGCGTGGTCGTGGACAGTCAAGGTCGCTGTGCTGCTGCCACTTCCACCGGTGGGCTCATGAACAAAATGACGGGTCGCATTGGGGACTCGCCACTCATTGGTGCTGGTACCTACGCGTGTGACCTCTGTGGAGTCTCTTGCACGGGCGAGGGAGAGGCCATCATACGCGGGACACTGGCGCGTGAAGTTGGTGCTGTGATGGAGTACAAGGGCTTAGGCCTTCAGGACGCTGTGGACTTTGTTATCAAGAACAGGCTTGATGAAGGTAAGGCCGGACTCATTGCTGTGTCCAACAAAGGAGAAGTGGCTTGTGGATTCAATTGCTGCGGAATGTTTAGGGGGAGTGCAACAGAGGATGGGTTCATGGAGGTTGGAATTTGGGATCAGTAA
- the LOC126785251 gene encoding probable carbohydrate esterase At4g34215 produces the protein MSAISKLALLVCAVLTTKFNLGASVSSPGNIFILAGQSNMAGRGGVTGAKWDGNVPPECTPNQSILRLSAQLVWEQAREPLHADIDIGKTCGVGPGMAFANEVLRAKGSSIGVLGLVPCAVGGTNIGQWARGGQLYTQLVRRASESVKAGGTIRAVLWYQGESDTVNRADAEAYKGNFERLVSDLRFDLRNPNLPIIQVALASGEGQFVDIVRKAQLGMTLPNVKCIDAKGLPLKPDNLHLTTMSEVHLGIKLANAFLASYSHQF, from the exons ATGAGTGCCATCTCAAAGTTGGCTCTGCTAGTTTGTGCGGTCCTGACAACCAAATTCAATTTAGGGGCCTCTGTTTCTTCTCCCGGGAACATCTTCATTCTCGCCGGACAGAGCAACATGGCCGGGAGAGGCGGCGTCACCGGCGCCAAGTGGGATGGCAACGTTCCTCCGGAGTGCACACCGAACCAGTCGATTCTCAGACTGAGTGCTCAACTCGTGTGGGAACAAGCACGAGAGCCACTCCACGCTGACATTGATATAGGCAAGACGTGTGGAGTAGGTCCAGGAATGGCTTTTGCCAATGAGGTCCTGCGAGCCAAAGGCTCCTCCATCGGAGTTTTGGGTCTGGTTCCTTGCGCTGTGGGGGGAACTAACATCGGCCAGTGGGCTCGAGGTGGTCAGTTGTATACTCAGTTGGTTAGACGAGCCAGTGAGTCGGTGAAGGCAGGTGGAACTATCAGAGCAGTTCTATGGTACCAAGGAGAGAGCGACACTGTTAATAGAGCCGATGCTGAAGCGTATAAAGGCAACTTCGAGAGGCTTGTATCTGATCTACGTTTCGATCTCAGAAACCCTAACCTTCCTATTATACAG GTAGCACTGGCATCAGGAGAAGGCCAGTTCGTAGATATAGTGAGGAAGGCACAGCTGGGAATGACGTTGCCTAATGTGAAATGTATCGATGCTAAAGGGTTGCCTCTGAAACCGGATAATCTCCATCTTACTACCATGTCGGAGGTCCACCTGGGGATCAAGCTAGCCAATGCTTTTCTGGCTTCTTATAGTCATCAGTTTTAA
- the LOC126785257 gene encoding uncharacterized protein LOC126785257, which translates to MANVKFGKYLFNFCIKKPEIKLCVDLGWRRSKTKKMKKKKKSKESNNGEEAKQRRRRRRKAAGCESMEGRGQGKRKNQLRQAHRVVRLPENRSISRRPRPPPHLTPSPRLPPPRRLLRPPGLE; encoded by the exons ATGGCCAACGTCAAGTTTGGTAAgtatttgtttaatttctgTATCAAGAAACCTGAAATCAAATTGTGTGTTGATTTGGGTTGGAGAAGAAGCAAaacaaagaagatgaagaagaagaagaagagcaaaGAGAGCAACAATGGAGAAGAAGCAAAAcaaagaagacgaagaagaagaaaagcagCAGGTTGTGAATCCATGGAAGGTCGAGGCCAAGGAAAGCGGAAAAATCAACTACGACAAGCTCATCGAGTAGTTCGGCTGCCAGAGAATCGATCCATCTCTCGTCGACCGCGTCCGCCGCCTCACCTCACGCCCTCCCCACGTCTTCCTCCGCCGCGACGTCTTCTTCGCCCACCG GGACTTGAATGA
- the LOC126785249 gene encoding probable carbohydrate esterase At4g34215 gives MMMLFLFFMSLASHASSKEQHIKSIFILAGQSNMAGRGGVVNDTTTGITTWDGVIPHECRPNPSIFRFSANLSWVEAREPLHADIDLEKTNGIGPGMPFANALLTNSAVGAIGLVPCAIGGTNLSQWERGSFLYEQMIRRAKAASLDVSRNGGSITGVLWYQGESDTTSIEDAQSYKDRLETFFGDLRLALKYPMLPIIQVAIASGAGPYMERIREAQLGVELLNVRTVDAKGLTLEPDRLHLTTPSQVRLGEMLADTYFQFISSSISNHAPRKRRPCLIIHFVIGFFWKLLTS, from the exons ATGATGAtgcttttcttgttctttatGTCTCTTGCGTCTCACGCCTCATCAAAAGAGCAACACATCAaaagcattttcattcttgccgGACAGAGCAACATGGCCGGCCGCGGAGGCGTTGTCAACGACACCACAACCGGAATCACTACCTGGGACGGCGTCATTCCTCACGAGTGCCGCCCCAACCCTTCCATCTTCCGATTCAGCGCCAACCTCTCGTGGGTGGAAGCCCGCGAGCCTCTCCACGCCGACATCGACCTGGAGAAGACAAATGGGATCGGCCCCGGGATGCCATTCGCCAATGCGCTCCTTACCAATAGCGCCGTTGGTGCGATTGGCTTAGTCCCGTGCGCGATCGGCGGGACTAACCTAAGCCAATGGGAACGAGGGTCGTTCCTGTACGAACAGATGATTAGGAGAGCTAAGGCAGCTTCGTTAGATGTGAGTAGAAATGGCGGCTCAATCACGGGAGTGCTATGGTATCAAGGTGAGAGCGATACGACTAGTATAGAAGACGCCCAATCTTACAAAGACAGATTGGAAACCTTTTTTGGAGACTTGAGGTTGGCTCTGAAATATCCCATGCTTCCAATAATCCAG GTGGCGATTGCATCAGGAGCAGGACCATACATGGAGAGAATTAGAGAAGCTCAGCTGGGAGTTGAGCTACTAAACGTGCGAACCGTTGATGCCAAGGGTCTCACATTAGAACCTGATAGGTTGCACCTCACTACCCCTAGTCAGGTTCGACTAGGGGAAATGTTGGCTGACACATATTTTCAGTTCATTTCCAGCTCTATAAGCAATCATGCACCAAGAAAAAGACGTCCTTGTTTGATCATCCATTTTGTGATTGGCTTCTTTTGGAAACTTTTGACTTCATAA